ATTTATTGTTGCTTAAACTTGTATAAGCTATCACTGATACTTCATCAAGCACAATGTTTTACATCATACGGGAGTTAGTAGATATCCAGGCTTTAGTATTTCAGTAACATAAAGAAGAAAGCAATGTTAGTTCGCTTGATACATTTTTCAGAGCATAGTGGCTCCATGCACATAGAGATTTCAGGTTTGAGAGGTTTTGTTGAATGTAGGTTATTTTATGCTACATTTTCATAAATGTGCCAACCTGCTCTAACTGATCTGTAAGGTTTGTCTGTGTGTTGCTCTCTTCTTCTTCCACGGTATTATGCATAAGATTCTTTGCCTTCACTGGAGACCTGATAATATTTTGTAGTGCTGCTCTCTCTTCCTGTAAAGTTAACCAAAGTTAGTTGAGTCACTTATAAGCAAGAGTAACAAATGCACTAGAAATCAGTTCTTCGATGTCTGACTTAGTACTATCATTTTGGAAATTTCACGGTTTTCCTTTGAATGTGTGATTATTACCTTCTCATTATATAAGTCAATCTGTAGTTTGGAGACCTCTGTCTTTAGCTTTTCTTTCTCCGATTCGACctttaataaattattcttcACCTCACTGTTCTTCTGTCTCAGCTTTTTCACTTCTAAATGCAAGTTCTCTTCTTTTGTCTTTGCCTGATCTATTTGAGacttcaaagaaatattttctaaaataaatttttctgcTTCCTTTCTCCCTGGTGCTACTACTTTCTCTGAACCTTCATTTTCCTTTACCCACGTCCCTTTCTTTTGTTCTTGAAGGTCATGAAGTGTTCTTTCATACTCATCACTTTTTATTTGATGTTCATCCCTAGATTTCTGAAGCAGGTCTTCAAGAATTTCATTCCTATGTCTCAAATCATTGGCTTCTGCAACTGATATTTGTGCCAACTTCTCGTTCTCCTCAATTTTTAACGACATATCAGCGGAAAGCCTTTTGAATTCCTCCTGAAGTCGCTCTGCTGCATTTGCATTATTCCATCTTGTCTTCCTAAAGGCTTCCTCAGCTCTTATGGCTCTCTGTTCCTGCATTATTTTTGCCTGAGTTACCGCATCCAAATCTTCTTCAAATGCTTGTGCCTGATTTTCCAGTTCTTTTTGCAGGTTCTCGACCTGAATCTCAAGCTCATTAATTGCATTCAAACATCCGGAGTATTGAAGTTCCTGATTTTTGACTTCTTCTTCCAAGCTTGCTACCTGGAGCTTCAACTGCTTCACCGTGGCCAAAGATTTAGTGTAATGGTGTTGCATttccattttttctttttggttttCATGCAATGTGGAGTAGATTTCCTTGCTTTCCGTCTCTAAACATTCATAATCCAACTTAAGCCTCTCTAAGTCTATTTGAATCTCtgctttttctttcttttggatTTCTAATTCGAAATTAAGGTTTTCAACATCCTGCTTCAACCTTTGTATTTCAGCATCATTTCCAAGATTGTTTACCAGGTATTCCAATGCTTTAATATCTTCATTTTGATCCATCTTTTTCTTGGGAACTGCTCCAAGGGCCCTTGGTGCACTTTGAAGGGCTTTAATTTCACTTGAAAGTTGTGcgattttcatgtttttctGCTCCAACTCTTTATTAAGATCTCTTAAGGTAAGAACAAGTTCAGAATTTGAATCTTCTGTCTCTTGCAGCAGtaacttcatttttttattcaagcACTTCTCATTTTCAAGCTCTTGCTTGACATTTTCTAATGACCTTCTCATACTTGCAGTCTCTTTTTGTTCATAAAATCTTTCGTCTTCCACATTCTTACATTTTGATGAGGACTTGAATCGTTCACATTCTGCTTTAAGTGCATCCCTATCTTGTTTGAGATCAACCATCTGCTCAGATAATTTCTCTCCTTTCTTGCTCTCCTTAATGATTTGCTGCCTAAGGGACTGTGCTTCCATTTCTGCAACCTCTGCCTTCCTTTCTAACATCTTCATTTGTTTTTTCAAGTGCCCCAACTTATCATGTGAAGTTTCTATCATCCCGTTTGCTGATTTATAATCATTATTATCCGATTTGGCATCTCCTAAGCTTCCACTTAGTTCGCGACTTGTTGCTTCACTTGAGCCCTCACTCTATCGAACAACTGAAGTCAGTTCTAGTTTATAGAGCAGATAAAGTATGTGTCATATTAATTCGTTTAATCAGTATTTGCTGATAGTATGAGACCTTACTTCAGAAGAATGTATGTTTCTCTTTCCTTGACTATAGCAATCATCCAATTCCGTATCTAAGCATTCGTCAGATTCATTCATTGGTGATAGATCATCTTCGATATATCTGAGCTCCCgagtgaaaacaaaataaaaaataaaaaaaattatcttttcaATTTTTACTATTACTCAACATTGTTATTCAAAGAAAAGGAAGATGAATATTACTGCTGTTGGTCGACATTGTTACCTTGAATTAGGATCTCCTTGAATCCTCTGAACTGTAACCTGGTATTCAATAATAGCTTTAGGAAATATTTTTACTGATGGTACAATCTTTCAAATTTACCACATCgtaattattaaaaacaaaggaaagaagaaaaaacTGGTGCAAGCTACTTTCTCTGCAGCTTTGCCTCTACATATGTGTGCATAAGTTGTGTGCAGTGACAGAACCAGGATTTTAATTGCGCAAGAGATGGAGGGAATGAACTAACGTGCAAAATTGCTCCAGATTTTGAAGTCTGCAGTGGCAAAGTTAACTTCAACGGTTTGTTTGCTTCTGCTAGATCTGCAAAATCAATCGAGACTTCTCCCAGAAAACCTGACTTTGATGATCCCTTTGAGGAATAAAATAAGTAAAACtgttatcttctttttttttctcatctgTGAATCTTGGGAAGAAGAAACCAGAAAATGTAACTTACAGTTGACACAATCAAGTAGTAAAATTTCTCTCTGATTCTCCCTGTTTTGATCTCTTTGACTAATTTCACCGCTTCATAAACAGGATTTTCCCATGTACAGATTCCTTCAGCGATTAAAGCTTTTGGCAATCTCACCGTTGGCTTTCCAACATCTACTGGAACCAGAGAAATCATAAGGCCTTTTGCTTTCATCAGTGGAACCTGATACAACATTACTGGTGAGAAACTGCTTTCCAAAATCTTGCATTTCTTGATCAAAATATCAATTATTCTTACAACCCATGAACAAAATGATTTGTTTTTCGCACTGTCGCATTGAATGCTACATTACCATCCCTGCGTTTTATGCTAAGAAGAGAACTCATTTCCATTTCTGATCCATTATAATTTGGTTTGACATCCAATGTTACCTGTGTTACTTGAAATTGCATCTTGAAGACAGCTTTGATCTTTTTCTCGCTTCGTTTGAACATCTTTTCTTGGATATTAAGGATTCAAATTCAAAGAATCCTTCAGTTCTTGCTGTGTGAGAATTAGGAGAAATGGAAGACTATGTGTTGCCTTTGCTGCATCAAGTGAAAAGGATCGAATCTACTGTGGAAAATATTGGTAGTTGAGAGGCGGAGCAGAATTAAATGAATAGAATAAAAAGCGTttcttttatataaatatttcagaAATTTAGGGATgggactctttttttttttttttttaaagaagcgAGGGTACTTGCATAAGTAGTCAATCCTGGTTTTGACTTTTGAGTTGGATTGTTTAGGATTATGGTGcgaattttaaatttctattaAGAAAGTTTGGTAGTattaattgtgttttttttttaaataaaaaaaatggtggATTTTTCTAGAAAATAATGAAGTTTAAGCATGTTAATGAGTAGAATTGACCGATTTGCGGATTATGGAGTGATGAAACTAAGCCAATCTAGTATGATATTGAATCAGACTTGTTCTAAATTAATCGGATTGAGAGTAAAACTAAATCCAAAATTGAAAGTGAATGGAACCGAATTAGAATCAATCTTTTTCAACCATTAAAGACCTagagaaatttttttacaaacaaactcctcaaaaattaaatatactaAACAATACACACAAATCCTCACTTCTATTTTTTAGTTTATTATCTAGTGTATTTATGAAATCGGCATCAAAAGCGGATCCATTTTCAAGCAACATAATCCGATTTGATATTGTTATCCTATTCGGTTCAATCCGTACAGAACCACTTGATCTTGATAAGCATCTCTAACAcacgtatttttattttctttaacatcGCTTACATTTAATAATAGATTTTTATGTTTCAACTTAATTATTAACGTAGGTACCAATACATTATTAGTGGCAAGAAAATGACGTGCACTATGTAAATAAACAAATCATGGGATCGTGAGTGAATAAGGTAGAATGCAGGGAGGGAGAGATTGAATTgagatatgtatatatatttaattaagagtaggtctcttgtgagacggtctcacgaatcattatctgtgagatgagtcaatcttaccgatattcacaataaaaagtaatactcttagcataaaaagtaatattttttaatggatgacccaaacaaaatatccgtctcacactcatgagaccgtctcacacaagtttttgagtTTAACTAAATATGGTTGGGTTGGGGATCCAAGTAACCAGCAGTTTGCTGTATAAGGCTGTCGGTGGAGCATTTATACCAGACTTGTCACTTTAGAAAGTGTCTCTCCATCTCCCTTTTGTAATTAGCTTTGTTCATCCATTTATAAATGTTTTCCCCGTGACATTTCTCACACCAATCTACCGTTGAGTCAATAATTATGTGTATTTATTGGATCaagattttaatatatttacccgatgagtaggtctcttgtgagatggtttcacaaatctttatctgtgagacgggtcaaccataccgatattcacaataaaaaggaataatcttagcataaaaagtaatattttttcatggatgatccaaataagaaatccgtctcacaaaatacgatccgtgagatcgtctcacacaagtttttgccttatccGATATATATCTTGGTGTTgcataagtaaaaaaaaaagttaatataatcgcttttttaaaacatttacaaACACTATATGCAATAATCGTTTTCGTTGCTTAATGCATCGATCTACCAATGTACTTTAAATGTTGATGTTTatgttttcattatttttttcatatcaTTTTATCGACAGCAAGAGGAAACTTGTGCCCCTAAGTATCTAACAAGTAATTTACATTATTATATCTCACTAAAAAAGAATAATCGATTaaactaataattatttagcaTTCCTTCTAGTTGTGAGGAAAGATGTAAGCCTAACTACTAGATAAAGcaattatttagttttagaaacactttcaaaatatccttaaaaaaaataaggggAAAAGAAAATTTCTTTCAAAGTCTTCCTGATGTGATATATAGGGGaattgtttaagaaaatttagaaTATTTAATTGTAATTAAGAAACACTTCACTCTTTTATTAGTTGGaggaaattaaaataattgacCGATTAAAATATAACAATTCGGGTGTGCCTCTAGttttacattattattatatattagtaaCAGATACACACGCGTTGCatgcgttattattatttttaatttgataaaataatattaaacaattaaaacgaaattatattcaatttagaagagttctTCGATTTAAAATGGAAGTTTCGTTTagattttttctatgtaaaacatgaaaatttgaATCGGGTTGTAGATCGATATCATAAACAATCCCAACCGTGTTAATTTTTGTGTGTATCAATAAAATGACAATCACTTGTCGGATATGTTGTATATCCAATCCAATACACATATATTCAAGAAGATCTTAAATCCACTTATCCATATAGTA
This window of the Primulina huaijiensis isolate GDHJ02 chromosome 3, ASM1229523v2, whole genome shotgun sequence genome carries:
- the LOC140973791 gene encoding uncharacterized protein isoform X2, producing the protein MFKRSEKKIKAVFKMQFQVTQVPLMKAKGLMISLVPVDVGKPTVRLPKALIAEGICTWENPVYEAVKLVKEIKTGRIREKFYYLIVSTGSSKSGFLGEVSIDFADLAEANKPLKLTLPLQTSKSGAILHVTVQRIQGDPNSRYIEDDLSPMNESDECLDTELDDCYSQGKRNIHSSESEGSSEATSRELSGSLGDAKSDNNDYKSANGMIETSHDKLGHLKKQMKMLERKAEVAEMEAQSLRQQIIKESKKGEKLSEQMVDLKQDRDALKAECERFKSSSKCKNVEDERFYEQKETASMRRSLENVKQELENEKCLNKKMKLLLQETEDSNSELVLTLRDLNKELEQKNMKIAQLSSEIKALQSAPRALGAVPKKKMDQNEDIKALEYLVNNLGNDAEIQRLKQDVENLNFELEIQKKEKAEIQIDLERLKLDYECLETESKEIYSTLHENQKEKMEMQHHYTKSLATVKQLKLQVASLEEEVKNQELQYSGCLNAINELEIQVENLQKELENQAQAFEEDLDAVTQAKIMQEQRAIRAEEAFRKTRWNNANAAERLQEEFKRLSADMSLKIEENEKLAQISVAEANDLRHRNEILEDLLQKSRDEHQIKSDEYERTLHDLQEQKKGTWVKENEGSEKVVAPGRKEAEKFILENISLKSQIDQAKTKEENLHLEVKKLRQKNSEVKNNLLKVESEKEKLKTEVSKLQIDLYNEKEERAALQNIILTDQLEQASAPAKDINDRQLEERSKGINNLPTTGELDTEHIKRGATRQTMLEQKSDHFSGSCDTSSLLSEVVSLRDKNKSMEKTLKEMHERYSEISLRFAEVEGERQQLVMTLRNLKNGKKN
- the LOC140973791 gene encoding uncharacterized protein isoform X1; translation: MFKRSEKKIKAVFKMQFQVTQVPLMKAKGLMISLVPVDVGKPTVRLPKALIAEGICTWENPVYEAVKLVKEIKTGRIREKFYYLIVSTGSSKSGFLGEVSIDFADLAEANKPLKLTLPLQTSKSGAILHVTVQRIQGDPNSRYIEDDLSPMNESDECLDTELDDCYSQGKRNIHSSESEGSSEATSRELSGSLGDAKSDNNDYKSANGMIETSHDKLGHLKKQMKMLERKAEVAEMEAQSLRQQIIKESKKGEKLSEQMVDLKQDRDALKAECERFKSSSKCKNVEDERFYEQKETASMRRSLENVKQELENEKCLNKKMKLLLQETEDSNSELVLTLRDLNKELEQKNMKIAQLSSEIKALQSAPRALGAVPKKKMDQNEDIKALEYLVNNLGNDAEIQRLKQDVENLNFELEIQKKEKAEIQIDLERLKLDYECLETESKEIYSTLHENQKEKMEMQHHYTKSLATVKQLKLQVASLEEEVKNQELQYSGCLNAINELEIQVENLQKELENQAQAFEEDLDAVTQAKIMQEQRAIRAEEAFRKTRWNNANAAERLQEEFKRLSADMSLKIEENEKLAQISVAEANDLRHRNEILEDLLQKSRDEHQIKSDEYERTLHDLQEQKKGTWVKENEGSEKVVAPGRKEAEKFILENISLKSQIDQAKTKEENLHLEVKKLRQKNSEVKNNLLKVESEKEKLKTEVSKLQIDLYNEKEERAALQNIIRSPVKAKNLMHNTVEEEESNTQTNLTDQLEQASAPAKDINDRQLEERSKGINNLPTTGELDTEHIKRGATRQTMLEQKSDHFSGSCDTSSLLSEVVSLRDKNKSMEKTLKEMHERYSEISLRFAEVEGERQQLVMTLRNLKNGKKN